The Acidaminococcus fermentans DSM 20731 sequence ATTTCGCTTGCGTCAGCTGGCTTCCATCGGCTAGTGACTAGAGACTAGTGACTAGTGACGGGGTGTGAAAAAGCATTTTTTCACACCCCCTTCCTTTGGCTAGTGACTGATCAGGGATTGACTCGTCAATCCCTGATCTTCACCAGCCTGAAATCCACGTAATCCGCAGCCACCAGCCGGTACCGGGTGCCGTCCCGTTCCCCCTGGAACAGGTTCAGGAAATGGGCTGCGTCTCCGTGGACGTGGCCGTAGATGCACTGTTCCACCTGGTACTTTTTGCACAGCTCCGTGAACCCGGTGACTTCTTCCGGATTGTACAGGGGAGGGTAGTGGAGGGCGGCGATGAGATGCTTGGCCCCGGCTTCCCGGGCTCCCGCCAGGCTCCGTTCCAGCCGCTGGCATTCCCGGTCGTACACCAGCTGGTCGTGTTCCCCGAACCCGGGCATGCTGGGCAGGTTCCAGCCCCGGGTGCCGCACAGGGCCACGTCTCCGGTCTGGAAGAAGGTATTGTGGAGAAAATGCACCTTGGGGGGCAGGGCGGCTTCCATTTTCTTTAAGGAATTCCACCAGTAGTCATGGTTTCCCTTGAGGATCGCCAGCTCCCCGGGCAGGGCCGCCAGAGGCCCCAGATCCTTTTCCACTGCGTCCCTCAGGTCCATGGACCAGGAAATGTCTCCCACCAGGAGTACAGTGTCTTCTTCCTTTACGGTTTCCTTCCAGT is a genomic window containing:
- a CDS encoding metallophosphoesterase, whose protein sequence is MAIYAMGDLHFSGEPPTKPMEVFGAQWLGHREKVITYWKETVKEEDTVLLVGDISWSMDLRDAVEKDLGPLAALPGELAILKGNHDYWWNSLKKMEAALPPKVHFLHNTFFQTGDVALCGTRGWNLPSMPGFGEHDQLVYDRECQRLERSLAGAREAGAKHLIAALHYPPLYNPEEVTGFTELCKKYQVEQCIYGHVHGDAAHFLNLFQGERDGTRYRLVAADYVDFRLVKIRD